A region from the Buchnera aphidicola (Astegopteryx bambusae) genome encodes:
- the flgI gene encoding flagellar basal body P-ring protein FlgI, which produces MKKILNISKLFILLLLIFTSTFSFAQKIKDLTNIYGVRDNQLIGYGLVVGLNGTGDIVSQIPFTENSLKNILNKLGVEVSKNKNLQLRNVASVIVTTELPIFSEIGEKIDVRVSSIGNCKSLEGGTLILTPLRGIDNKIYVIAQGKIIIEKIDNKKSFLTSNLNKVYNSGKILNGGNIEKIVQNNFYKNDTINLQLKNENFILAKQISDEINKHYPNTSVPINSKKITIFNNKKIKQNIVEVISNIQNINIKIPIEPKIFINQTNGIILTNKIIKIKPCTINYKNLCINLQENIKITKKKIQSKQIIINSNIYLEEMLKTLKSFKIETKEIIEILKILKISKCLSAKIEILS; this is translated from the coding sequence ATGAAAAAAATATTAAATATTAGCAAACTTTTTATTTTATTATTATTAATTTTTACTAGTACATTTTCTTTTGCTCAAAAAATTAAAGATTTAACAAATATATACGGGGTTAGAGATAATCAATTAATTGGATATGGACTAGTAGTAGGACTAAATGGAACTGGAGATATAGTATCACAAATTCCATTTACTGAAAATTCATTAAAAAATATTTTAAACAAATTAGGTGTAGAAGTTTCAAAAAATAAAAATTTACAGTTAAGAAACGTAGCATCTGTTATAGTGACAACAGAACTTCCAATATTTTCTGAAATAGGTGAAAAAATAGATGTAAGAGTTTCATCTATAGGAAATTGTAAAAGTTTAGAAGGAGGAACTTTAATATTAACTCCATTAAGAGGAATAGATAATAAAATTTATGTTATTGCTCAAGGAAAAATTATAATAGAAAAAATAGATAATAAAAAATCGTTTTTAACGTCAAATTTAAATAAAGTATACAATTCTGGAAAAATATTAAATGGAGGAAATATTGAAAAAATAGTACAAAATAATTTTTATAAAAATGATACAATAAATTTACAGTTAAAAAATGAAAATTTTATATTAGCAAAACAAATAAGTGATGAAATAAATAAACATTATCCAAACACATCTGTTCCTATAAACTCTAAAAAAATAACTATATTCAATAATAAAAAAATAAAACAAAATATAGTAGAAGTAATATCAAACATACAAAATATAAATATAAAAATACCGATAGAACCGAAAATATTTATAAATCAAACAAATGGAATAATATTAACAAATAAAATAATAAAAATTAAACCATGTACCATAAATTATAAAAATTTATGTATAAATTTACAAGAAAATATAAAAATAACTAAAAAAAAAATACAATCAAAACAAATAATAATAAATAGTAATATATATTTAGAAGAAATGTTAAAAACATTAAAAAGTTTTAAAATAGAAACAAAAGAAATAATAGAAATATTAAAAATATTAAAAATTTCAAAATGTTTATCAGCCAAAATAGAAATTTTATCATGA
- a CDS encoding flagellar biosynthesis protein FlgJ, producing MKIINNENYIIKVNKFYKKRIKEENIVKEKIEEIFIKILLKNIRLTTPKNKLFNEEKNEIYNEIYDQKISEILSKKGINLINNNTNMLQNKKYDI from the coding sequence ATGAAAATAATAAATAATGAAAATTATATAATCAAAGTTAATAAATTTTATAAAAAAAGAATAAAAGAAGAAAATATTGTAAAAGAAAAAATAGAAGAAATATTTATAAAAATACTTTTGAAAAATATTAGATTAACTACACCAAAAAACAAATTATTTAATGAAGAAAAAAATGAAATATATAATGAAATATATGATCAAAAAATATCAGAAATTCTTAGTAAAAAAGGAATCAATTTAATAAATAACAATACTAATATGTTACAAAATAAAAAATACGATATATAA
- a CDS encoding Rne/Rng family ribonuclease: MKIMLINSILKEETRIAILDNNKLCYLNIDNNINVNNRYNIYKGKIVKFEKSLDAFFVNYGSKKNGFLPIKEIYNFFFHKDFQNFVDCKNKTIFLKKDLYVLVQILKEETGDKGAFLTTYISLPGIYSVLTPYNVNKKGISKKIIGNSRSKIKSFISYIKIPNKMGFIIRTAGLNISKKIIQKDINIKINLWNKIKKKYKKIIHPSIIHKEDDIIIKIFRDCLYSDVDKIIIDNIKILKRIYKYFFFIKNISFLKKILIYKKKIPLFIFYKIESKIINLFKRKIMLQSGGSITIDSTEALTVIDINSFKSKKFNSIEATAFNTNMEAIEEIFYQIKIRNIGGLIVIDLIDMEFFQNQKILYNRLKKIIKKDTARIKFSNISKFGLLEISRQRLKSIFIENNYYLCKKCNGGGFLLNNKYFLLSIFRLLEEKMYEDNTCEVNVIIPIESYKYLNKENIKYINNIKKRQKEKKIIFFFSDKIKFPNFFIFNIYKERKKKNKIKKIIKMYNTINTIIY, from the coding sequence ATGAAAATAATGTTAATAAATTCTATTTTAAAAGAAGAAACTAGAATTGCAATTTTAGATAATAATAAATTATGTTATTTGAACATAGACAATAATATAAATGTAAATAATAGATATAATATATATAAAGGTAAAATAGTAAAATTTGAAAAAAGTTTAGATGCATTTTTTGTAAATTATGGAAGTAAAAAAAATGGATTTCTACCGATAAAAGAAATTTATAATTTTTTTTTTCATAAAGATTTTCAAAATTTTGTTGATTGTAAAAATAAAACTATATTTTTAAAAAAAGATTTATACGTATTAGTTCAAATATTGAAAGAAGAAACAGGTGATAAAGGTGCTTTTTTAACTACTTATATAAGTTTACCTGGAATATATTCTGTATTAACACCATATAATGTGAATAAAAAGGGAATATCAAAAAAAATAATTGGAAATTCTAGAAGTAAAATAAAAAGTTTTATTTCTTATATAAAAATTCCTAATAAAATGGGTTTTATAATTAGAACAGCTGGATTAAATATTTCTAAAAAAATTATTCAAAAAGATATAAATATAAAAATTAATTTATGGAATAAAATAAAAAAAAAATATAAAAAAATTATACATCCTAGTATTATACATAAAGAAGACGACATAATAATTAAAATTTTTAGAGATTGTTTATATAGTGATGTTGATAAAATAATTATAGATAACATCAAAATATTAAAAAGGATTTATAAATATTTCTTTTTTATAAAAAATATTTCATTTTTAAAAAAAATTTTGATATATAAAAAAAAAATTCCATTATTTATTTTTTACAAAATAGAATCTAAAATTATTAATTTGTTTAAAAGAAAAATAATGTTACAATCTGGAGGATCTATTACTATAGATAGTACTGAAGCTCTAACTGTAATTGATATAAATTCTTTTAAGTCAAAAAAGTTTAATAGTATTGAAGCAACAGCATTTAATACTAATATGGAAGCTATAGAAGAGATATTTTATCAAATAAAAATTAGAAACATAGGAGGATTAATAGTAATAGATTTAATAGATATGGAATTTTTTCAAAATCAAAAAATTTTGTATAATAGATTAAAAAAAATAATTAAAAAAGATACAGCTAGGATAAAATTTAGTAATATATCTAAATTTGGATTACTGGAAATATCTAGACAAAGATTAAAATCTATTTTTATAGAAAATAATTATTATTTATGTAAAAAATGTAATGGGGGTGGGTTTTTATTAAATAATAAATATTTTTTATTATCAATTTTTAGATTGTTAGAAGAAAAAATGTATGAAGATAATACATGTGAAGTAAATGTAATAATTCCTATTGAATCATATAAATATTTAAATAAAGAAAATATAAAATATATTAATAATATTAAAAAAAGACAAAAAGAGAAAAAAATTATCTTTTTTTTTAGTGATAAAATAAAATTTCCGAATTTTTTTATTTTTAATATATATAAAGAAAGAAAAAAAAAAAATAAAATAAAAAAAATTATAAAAATGTATAATACAATTAATACAATTATATATTGA
- a CDS encoding RluA family pseudouridine synthase — MIKKKNEYTKVKKIVILKNSIGQRIDNFLKKKLKKFSKNAIYTIIRKGRIRINKKRIQAKYKLKKNDTIRIPPIYKESKKIVKKKNIPYFKKIIKNNILYEDKYLMAINKPKKIAVHGGSGINFGIIEMIRKIYPMEKNLELIHRLDKDTSGVLLISKKKFVLKSLHNQIKNRRIKKTYTAIVHGLWPIKYKKINFPLLKTQNIFGKRLVLVSKNGKKSKTIFKVEKKYKNATILKIYPITGRTHQIRVHTAQIGHPIINDNRYGNKNLDKKINIKNKELFLHALQICFLHPKTNKKISIIAKKNSINTLNLKKIFN; from the coding sequence ATGATAAAAAAAAAAAATGAATACACAAAAGTAAAAAAAATTGTAATATTAAAAAATTCAATTGGGCAAAGAATAGATAATTTTTTAAAAAAAAAATTAAAAAAATTCTCAAAAAATGCAATATATACTATAATAAGAAAAGGAAGAATTAGAATAAATAAAAAAAGAATACAAGCAAAATATAAATTAAAAAAAAATGATACAATAAGAATACCACCAATATATAAAGAAAGTAAAAAAATAGTAAAAAAAAAAAATATACCATATTTTAAAAAAATAATAAAAAACAATATTCTATATGAAGATAAATATTTAATGGCAATAAATAAACCTAAAAAAATTGCTGTACATGGAGGAAGCGGAATAAATTTTGGAATAATAGAAATGATTAGAAAAATATATCCTATGGAAAAAAATTTAGAACTGATTCATAGATTAGATAAAGACACCTCTGGAGTATTACTAATATCAAAAAAAAAATTTGTATTAAAATCTTTACATAATCAAATAAAAAATAGAAGAATTAAAAAAACATATACTGCTATTGTTCATGGTTTGTGGCCTATAAAATATAAAAAAATAAATTTTCCATTACTAAAAACGCAAAATATATTTGGAAAAAGATTAGTTTTAGTTAGTAAAAATGGGAAAAAATCAAAAACAATATTTAAAGTAGAAAAAAAGTATAAAAATGCTACTATATTAAAAATATATCCAATAACTGGTAGAACACATCAAATAAGAGTGCATACTGCACAAATAGGTCATCCAATAATAAATGATAATAGATATGGTAATAAAAATTTAGATAAAAAAATTAATATAAAAAATAAAGAATTGTTTCTTCATGCATTACAAATATGTTTTTTGCATCCTAAAACAAATAAAAAAATCAGTATAATAGCAAAAAAAAATAGTATTAACACATTAAATTTAAAAAAAATTTTTAATTAA
- the rpmF gene encoding 50S ribosomal protein L32: MAVQKSKHSRSKRNMRRSHDKCKLMQISVDKHSKEKHIRHHLTKKNFYKGRKF, encoded by the coding sequence ATGGCAGTACAAAAAAGTAAACATTCTAGATCAAAAAGAAATATGAGAAGATCTCATGATAAATGTAAATTAATGCAAATATCTGTAGATAAACATTCTAAAGAAAAACATATAAGACATCATTTAACAAAAAAAAACTTTTATAAAGGAAGAAAGTTTTAA
- a CDS encoding acyltransferase domain-containing protein yields the protein MNFSIIFPGQNTYNKKKLKQLYKIKLIKNIFEEASETINYNIWKNINKIPIKKIKNRYLQPIIITISISIYKLWAKYINIQPNIIAGHSLGEYSSLICANAISFNTCLKLVKSRGKLMESISKKRKISTKIIFGIEEKKILKICKKCSSKKIVEVASVNSKKIIVISGDKTSVDKAEKLCKKYGSKKNFIVPISVPVHSSIAKSIKKKYLYFLKKIHFKNPKYKIINNVDAKKIYKKKNIKKYLCKQLYKKVKWKSCIDYIIKKNIKLFLEMSTKQIFIKKYFKNIKIITINSKKKILYAKKKIEN from the coding sequence ATGAATTTTTCTATAATTTTCCCTGGACAAAATACGTATAATAAAAAAAAACTTAAACAATTATATAAAATTAAATTAATAAAAAATATATTTGAAGAAGCATCAGAAACAATAAACTACAATATATGGAAAAATATTAATAAAATTCCTATAAAAAAAATAAAAAATAGATATTTACAACCTATAATAATTACAATATCAATATCAATATATAAATTATGGGCAAAATATATAAATATACAACCTAATATAATAGCAGGACATAGCTTAGGAGAATATTCATCATTAATATGTGCAAATGCTATAAGTTTTAATACTTGCTTAAAATTAGTAAAGTCAAGAGGAAAACTTATGGAAAGCATATCAAAAAAAAGAAAAATTTCTACAAAAATAATATTTGGAATTGAAGAAAAGAAAATTTTAAAAATTTGTAAAAAATGCTCTAGCAAAAAAATAGTAGAAGTAGCTTCTGTAAATTCTAAAAAAATAATTGTGATATCAGGTGATAAAACATCGGTAGATAAAGCTGAAAAATTATGTAAAAAATATGGTTCAAAAAAAAATTTTATTGTTCCAATATCTGTACCAGTACATTCTAGTATTGCTAAATCTATAAAAAAAAAATATTTATATTTCTTAAAAAAAATACACTTTAAAAATCCAAAATATAAAATAATAAATAATGTGGATGCAAAAAAAATATACAAAAAAAAGAATATAAAAAAATATTTGTGTAAACAATTATATAAAAAAGTAAAATGGAAATCATGTATTGATTATATTATAAAAAAAAATATAAAATTATTTTTAGAAATGAGCACTAAACAAATTTTTATTAAAAAATATTTTAAAAACATAAAAATTATAACAATAAATAGTAAAAAAAAAATTTTATATGCAAAAAAAAAAATTGAAAATTAA
- the fabG gene encoding 3-oxoacyl-ACP reductase FabG: protein MQKKKLKIKKKIAIVTGASSGIGKEISKKFLKKGIKVVGTTSSTNGLKNMKKFIKNKKQRFLINFKNYKHVKHAILKIYNLFGSIDILINNAGIKKDNMIINMKEKDWINVININLMSTFLISKCVIKYMIKNQYGRIVHIGSIIGDVGNIGQSNYSASKYGIIGFNKSLALEVAKYGITSNVISPGFIKTKMTKNIKKYKKKIYLNKIPVKRFGEVKDISNVAMFLISKKSSYITGQTIHVNGGMYMK, encoded by the coding sequence ATGCAAAAAAAAAAATTGAAAATTAAAAAAAAAATAGCTATAGTAACCGGTGCTAGTTCTGGAATAGGAAAAGAAATATCTAAAAAATTTTTAAAAAAAGGAATTAAAGTCGTTGGAACCACTTCGTCAACTAATGGATTAAAAAATATGAAAAAATTTATTAAAAATAAAAAACAAAGATTTTTAATAAATTTTAAAAACTATAAACATGTAAAACACGCAATTTTAAAAATATATAATCTTTTTGGTTCAATAGACATATTAATAAATAATGCAGGAATAAAAAAAGATAATATGATTATTAATATGAAAGAAAAAGATTGGATAAATGTAATAAATATTAATTTGATGTCTACATTTTTAATTTCAAAATGTGTAATAAAATATATGATAAAAAACCAATATGGAAGAATAGTACATATAGGATCAATAATAGGTGATGTAGGAAATATAGGGCAATCTAATTATTCTGCATCTAAATATGGAATAATAGGTTTCAACAAATCACTAGCTTTAGAGGTAGCAAAGTATGGAATTACATCAAATGTAATATCCCCAGGATTTATTAAAACAAAAATGACAAAAAATATAAAAAAATATAAAAAAAAAATTTATTTAAATAAAATACCAGTAAAAAGATTCGGGGAGGTAAAAGATATATCTAATGTAGCAATGTTTTTAATATCAAAAAAATCATCTTATATAACTGGACAAACAATACATGTAAATGGCGGTATGTATATGAAATAA
- a CDS encoding phosphopantetheine-binding protein codes for MKKITNLIKKIISEQFEIKIKKIKKNFSLKKNIEIDSLEKIELVMNIEEKFNVKIKDEEIEKLDTIENIEKYILKKKHEKK; via the coding sequence ATGAAAAAAATAACAAATTTAATAAAAAAAATTATATCAGAACAATTTGAAATAAAAATAAAAAAAATAAAAAAAAATTTTTCATTAAAAAAAAATATAGAAATAGATTCTTTAGAAAAAATAGAGCTTGTTATGAACATAGAAGAAAAATTTAATGTAAAAATAAAAGATGAAGAAATAGAAAAATTAGATACTATAGAAAATATTGAAAAATATATATTAAAAAAAAAACATGAAAAAAAATAA
- the tmk gene encoding dTMP kinase — MKKNKFIVLEGIEGSGKTEMLIYLKQILKKKNIENIICVREPGGTIISEKLRSIIKQEIKNDKISDETEILLFYASRMQLIKNKIIPELKNGNWIISDRYNLSTIAYQSVKKKNKKLIKNLTKMLIKNFQPDLTIYFDTIPSIGLNRIIKRKNIDRIEKKGIKFFIKVRKNYLKEIKKISKKIIINASLEKKYVKKKLKKKFINWLNKNAK, encoded by the coding sequence ATGAAAAAAAATAAATTTATAGTCTTAGAAGGAATAGAAGGTTCTGGAAAAACAGAAATGTTAATATATTTAAAACAGATATTAAAAAAAAAAAATATAGAAAATATAATTTGTGTAAGAGAACCTGGAGGCACTATAATATCTGAAAAATTACGATCAATCATAAAACAAGAAATAAAAAATGATAAGATTTCGGATGAAACAGAAATACTTTTATTTTATGCATCTAGAATGCAGTTAATAAAAAATAAAATAATTCCAGAGCTAAAAAATGGAAATTGGATAATTTCTGATAGATATAATTTATCTACAATAGCTTATCAATCAGTAAAAAAAAAAAATAAAAAATTAATAAAAAATCTAACAAAAATGTTAATAAAAAATTTTCAACCTGATTTAACAATATATTTTGATACTATTCCTTCAATAGGTTTAAATAGAATTATAAAAAGAAAAAACATTGATAGGATTGAAAAAAAAGGAATAAAATTTTTTATAAAAGTTAGAAAAAACTACTTAAAAGAAATAAAAAAAATATCTAAAAAAATAATTATAAATGCTTCTTTAGAAAAAAAATATGTAAAAAAAAAATTAAAAAAGAAATTTATTAATTGGTTAAACAAAAATGCAAAATAA
- a CDS encoding DNA polymerase III subunit delta' C-terminal domain-containing protein: MQNKLYPWLSQYYIKIINMIKKRQHSAVMLNSDNNIGINKLILSIKKWIFCKNIQNEYACNKCKECMLINENKNFDIYNINLLNKIKINEIRKIIEKILLTSKSCKKKIIYIKHSEFITELESNTLLKIIEEPPKNTIFFLQTSKIKNIISTLKSRLYIVNIINPKKNTSIKWLLKNTNFNKKICEQAIKISNNVPLFAIKMLNSNLWKIRKHFYAQLFYIIKNEKLLNIIKIIQRKEINFLLNLIYTIFLDAIKYKKNILKFVINTDQKKLIKMISKKFKKKIIFNSIISWIQFEKNLFNIDRVNYDLILLEQVFKWNKILKN; the protein is encoded by the coding sequence ATGCAAAATAAATTATATCCATGGTTATCGCAATATTATATAAAAATAATAAACATGATAAAAAAAAGGCAGCATAGCGCTGTTATGTTAAATTCTGATAATAATATTGGAATCAATAAATTAATATTAAGTATAAAAAAATGGATATTTTGTAAAAATATACAAAATGAATATGCTTGCAATAAATGTAAAGAATGTATGCTAATAAATGAAAACAAAAACTTTGATATATATAATATCAATTTATTAAACAAAATAAAAATTAATGAAATAAGAAAAATAATAGAAAAAATATTATTGACATCTAAAAGTTGCAAAAAAAAAATAATATATATAAAACATTCTGAATTTATAACAGAGCTAGAAAGCAATACATTATTAAAAATAATTGAAGAACCTCCAAAAAATACAATATTTTTTCTGCAAACTTCTAAAATTAAAAATATAATATCAACATTAAAAAGTAGATTATATATTGTAAATATAATTAATCCAAAAAAAAATACTAGTATAAAATGGTTATTAAAAAATACAAATTTTAATAAAAAAATTTGTGAACAAGCAATAAAAATAAGTAACAATGTCCCATTGTTTGCTATTAAAATGTTAAATAGCAATTTATGGAAAATCAGAAAACATTTTTATGCACAATTATTTTATATAATAAAAAATGAAAAATTGCTAAATATTATTAAAATAATTCAAAGAAAAGAAATAAATTTTTTATTAAACTTAATATATACAATATTTTTAGATGCTATAAAATATAAAAAAAATATATTAAAATTCGTTATAAATACAGATCAAAAAAAATTAATAAAAATGATATCAAAAAAATTTAAAAAAAAAATTATATTTAATAGTATAATATCATGGATACAATTTGAAAAAAATTTATTTAATATAGATAGAGTAAATTATGATTTAATATTATTAGAACAAGTTTTTAAATGGAATAAAATACTAAAAAATTAA
- a CDS encoding TatD family hydrolase, with protein sequence MILIDSHCHLDKICNKEKKNSLNNILLESKKKNVKYILNVSTSLKNFDKMKIFLKNKKNIFYSCGIHPFYYEKNIKTKEIEYRSKSKNVIAIGEIGLDYSKHNKINKKNQKKMFIKQIKISKKLKKPIIVHTRNSIEDTIQILKNSKINKYGGIIHSFNETNLKYLQKIIDLNFYISISGIVTFKNASKLRKIIEYIPLNKILIETDSPYLSPEPYRGKKNKPSNLYYIAKCISKIRKIEFYKFSEIVKENFETLFNIKIK encoded by the coding sequence ATGATACTAATAGATTCTCATTGTCATTTAGACAAAATATGTAATAAAGAAAAAAAAAATAGTTTAAACAATATATTATTAGAATCAAAAAAAAAAAATGTAAAATATATTTTGAATGTTTCAACTTCCCTAAAAAATTTTGACAAAATGAAAATTTTTTTAAAAAATAAAAAAAATATATTTTATTCTTGTGGAATACATCCATTCTATTATGAAAAAAATATTAAAACAAAAGAAATAGAATACCGATCAAAAAGTAAAAATGTAATTGCAATAGGAGAAATAGGTTTAGATTATTCTAAACATAATAAAATAAATAAAAAAAATCAAAAAAAAATGTTCATAAAACAAATAAAAATAAGTAAAAAATTAAAAAAACCTATAATAGTACATACTAGAAATTCTATAGAAGATACTATACAAATTTTAAAAAATTCAAAAATTAATAAATATGGAGGAATAATACATTCTTTTAATGAAACAAATTTAAAATACTTACAAAAAATAATTGATTTAAATTTTTATATATCTATATCAGGAATTGTAACATTTAAGAATGCAAGCAAACTAAGAAAAATTATAGAATATATACCTTTGAATAAAATTCTAATAGAAACAGATTCTCCATATTTATCTCCAGAACCATATAGAGGAAAGAAAAACAAACCATCAAATTTATATTATATAGCAAAATGTATATCAAAAATAAGAAAAATAGAATTTTATAAATTTTCAGAAATAGTAAAAGAAAATTTTGAAACACTATTTAATATAAAAATAAAATAA
- the ptsG gene encoding PTS glucose transporter subunit IIBC produces MFKNIFSNLQKIGKSLMLPISVLPIAGILLGIGSAHFSIMPKLMSDIMIESGSSIFKNMPLIFSIGISLGFTKNDGVAALASVISYEIMSKTFSVALPIFANFNYILEEKQTNLIDTGILGGILSGALSAYLFNVFYKINLPEYLGFFTGKRFIPIISGLSSIILGIFLSLIWPPIGKIIQHFSKWAAYQNPLLAFFIYGSVERALIPLGLHHIWNVPFQMQVGEYINSSGQIFHGDIARYMAGDPTAGKLSGGFLFKMYGLPGAAIAIWHCSKKENKKKIGSLMLSALLTSFITGITEPIEFAFMITAPILYIVHSILSGLAFPICILLNMRAGASFSHGIIDFMILSSNSNNILFFPIIGIFYGIIYYFTFFILIKLLNLNTPGREKNIQKISKEKNIIPKLIHYLGGEKNIANLDACITRLRITVINKTKVDTEKIKSLGASAVIISGSGVQAIFGTKSDNLKTDMEEYLKNKK; encoded by the coding sequence ATGTTTAAAAATATTTTTTCTAATCTCCAAAAAATAGGAAAATCTTTAATGCTTCCTATATCAGTTTTGCCAATTGCAGGAATATTGTTGGGTATAGGATCAGCTCATTTTTCAATAATGCCTAAATTAATGTCAGATATAATGATTGAATCAGGAAGTTCAATATTTAAAAATATGCCTTTAATTTTTTCTATTGGAATATCATTAGGATTTACAAAAAATGACGGTGTAGCAGCTTTGGCGTCTGTTATTTCATATGAAATAATGTCAAAAACGTTTTCTGTTGCTTTACCTATTTTTGCAAATTTTAATTATATTTTAGAAGAAAAACAAACCAATTTAATAGACACAGGAATTTTGGGCGGAATTTTGTCAGGAGCATTATCAGCATATTTGTTTAATGTATTTTATAAAATAAATCTACCAGAATATTTAGGATTTTTTACAGGTAAAAGATTCATACCAATAATATCAGGATTATCTTCAATAATATTAGGTATATTTTTATCATTAATTTGGCCGCCAATAGGAAAAATAATACAACATTTTTCAAAATGGGCTGCATATCAAAATCCATTGTTAGCATTTTTTATATATGGTTCTGTAGAAAGAGCGTTAATACCTTTAGGATTACATCATATATGGAACGTACCATTTCAGATGCAAGTAGGTGAATATATAAATAGTTCTGGACAAATTTTTCATGGAGACATAGCAAGATATATGGCTGGTGATCCAACAGCTGGAAAATTGTCTGGAGGATTTTTATTTAAAATGTATGGATTACCTGGAGCAGCAATAGCAATATGGCATTGTTCCAAAAAAGAAAATAAGAAGAAAATAGGAAGCTTAATGTTATCAGCTCTTTTAACTTCTTTTATAACTGGAATAACAGAACCAATTGAATTTGCGTTTATGATAACTGCTCCTATATTATATATAGTACATTCTATTTTATCAGGATTAGCTTTTCCAATATGTATATTATTAAATATGAGAGCTGGAGCAAGTTTTTCTCATGGAATTATTGACTTTATGATATTAAGTAGCAATAGTAATAATATTTTATTTTTTCCAATTATAGGAATATTTTATGGTATAATATATTATTTTACATTCTTTATACTAATAAAATTGTTAAATTTAAATACTCCGGGTAGAGAAAAAAATATACAAAAAATTTCAAAAGAAAAAAATATAATACCAAAATTAATACATTATTTAGGAGGAGAAAAAAATATTGCTAATTTAGATGCATGTATAACAAGATTAAGAATAACTGTAATTAATAAAACTAAAGTAGATACAGAAAAAATAAAAAGTTTAGGAGCTTCTGCAGTAATAATTTCCGGTTCTGGTGTGCAAGCAATTTTTGGAACAAAATCAGATAATTTAAAAACTGATATGGAAGAATATTTAAAAAATAAAAAATAA
- a CDS encoding histidine triad nucleotide-binding protein has translation MKKKNIFYKIINKKIPSKIIYQDKEITAFEDINPQSPIHILIVPNKRIKSINEINEKNKNIIGNMISASVKIAKKLKFAKNGYRIVINCNKHGRQTVQHLHIHLLGGKMLGKKFN, from the coding sequence ATGAAAAAAAAAAACATTTTTTATAAAATAATAAATAAAAAAATACCATCTAAAATAATATATCAAGATAAAGAGATAACTGCATTTGAAGATATCAATCCTCAATCACCAATACATATTTTAATAGTACCTAACAAGAGAATAAAATCTATAAATGAAATAAATGAAAAAAATAAAAATATAATAGGAAATATGATATCTGCATCAGTAAAAATAGCAAAAAAATTAAAATTTGCAAAAAATGGATATAGAATAGTAATAAATTGCAATAAACATGGAAGACAAACAGTACAACATTTGCATATACATTTATTAGGCGGAAAAATGCTAGGAAAAAAATTTAATTAA